CAGAAACTCTTCTAGTTTCTTATTTTTGTTTGATCTTGCATTATCCAAAATTACATGAATAATTCGAGCCTCTGTCTGTTTTTCTAGCTTCTTGAAAAAATCGAGCATTGCATCGGCATCAACTGTCTTATATTCCTCTGTAAAAATCTTCATTCCTGTCAGGCAAAGAGCTCCAGCAAAATGCAATCGCAATTGTTTCCCGGATGTCTGCAAAGTCTTTTGAACGCCTTTTTTGATCCATCCACATACGGCTTGGGACTGATGTTCAGGATGCACAGCATCTATGAAATAGATCTCTTCATCAGGGTTTAAGGTCTCCTTTAAAGCCCTATATTGTTCTATGAAAATTCGTTGTTTTTCAGGATCTAATTTCCCAGGAATCTTTTTAGGACGTTTATAAACAAATCCGTGCTGTATGAGCCAATCTGTCATGCCACTTCGGGAATATTTTATCCCATATTGCTCATGCACATAAGCTATGATCCCTTTGACTTTAAGATAGGTCTTTTCCTGTAGGTGTTTTAGTAGAGACTCTTTTTGGTCTTGTGAAAGTTTTGATTTGCTACCGCCTCGAGGGCTACTTCCAGTTTTATTTTCGGAATCATATTCTCTGAGGTATTTCTGAACAGTGATAGGGCTTATCCGGAGTGTTTTAGCAAGATTTTTTGTTGAGATACCCTCATCATAGCCCAAAATTACACAAAGCCTATTCCGTTCAGAATAGTCTTTTGGATGCTTTAACTTGTGTTCTAAGTCAGCTCTCTGGCTAGGGATCAGTTTTTTCATACTCAATAGCTTAACACAAAACAAAATATTTTTCTATACGATT
This is a stretch of genomic DNA from Candidatus Rhabdochlamydia oedothoracis. It encodes these proteins:
- a CDS encoding IS630 family transposase; the protein is MKKLIPSQRADLEHKLKHPKDYSERNRLCVILGYDEGISTKNLAKTLRISPITVQKYLREYDSENKTGSSPRGGSKSKLSQDQKESLLKHLQEKTYLKVKGIIAYVHEQYGIKYSRSGMTDWLIQHGFVYKRPKKIPGKLDPEKQRIFIEQYRALKETLNPDEEIYFIDAVHPEHQSQAVCGWIKKGVQKTLQTSGKQLRLHFAGALCLTGMKIFTEEYKTVDADAMLDFFKKLEKQTEARIIHVILDNARSNKNKKLEEFLMSSRIKVHYLPPYSPNLNPIERLWKILKEKTVYNRYYETSVTFFQAIRGFFLEEIPKITDILKCRINDKFQVVDLNPIKLAV